A single window of candidate division WOR-3 bacterium DNA harbors:
- a CDS encoding YfhO family protein, whose product MATKERKLNQHHKTFILSDKTAILVLLVLPIVYFLVFAPSLLTGSKMMYGSDWLLGGYPAREVITKQIAKFKAIPMWYNYIFGGLPTVTGPYGDVATIYPFIRLIIPTHLFWTYLFVIGMMIAGIGMYLFLKSLDISNGISLLGGIAYMFCGNLVSTTYAGHEGRMLSIALFPLAFFFWNKGILTKSVYWFVFAAAVAGFSMTHAHFQLTYYGIWLAFVYFIVKFIENWKVNTRTEKIKLVGYVVLSVIIAIGLLAVNYLPLLANLKYGARGEIRGYEFASSWSLPISELFDLIVPEFSGILENYWGQNPFKLHTEYFSIIVVLLAILGIATKFKDSRMKFFLGSAIVVTLIALGGHTPFFKLIYYVLPGVKRFRGPSMAFYLVVFSTVVMGAIGLQYLSSSQQDKKVAGQLRKKIKCLFFVTVVCFLVLILLFIMAKNNIGAHINNADKLKAFHNNLPIFWQGSLIAGLLIVITISLVYSFLHQKISHNKLLTLLIPLILFDLWRIDRKFLKVVEHPSIYYAPDEVIKFLKTDTTLHRVHPLYYERSNDGIFDIHNIQSAGGYCPNPLQTYQDFIGAGQTVMYSAPNFLYSNFLNLLNIKYIISVPLPEDISKYDISIQQIIRELKNFVNRPEFEMVYVGRRNVIYKNNKILPRAFVAFKYKIMADKQEIINLLKDPRFDPSQIVILSDSVLIPDVSPATESFSGTAKIVKYTPNQIIIDAELNSFGFLVLSENYHPDWQCEVDGVKTPVYRAYHTLRAIPLNPGKHTIKFYYISKYYQLGSVITLITMLFCIVAIILRLKFPKSRLPPSKDL is encoded by the coding sequence ATGGCAACGAAAGAGCGGAAACTTAATCAACATCATAAAACGTTTATTTTATCTGATAAAACAGCTATATTGGTTTTATTAGTCCTCCCGATAGTATACTTTTTGGTTTTTGCACCTAGCCTGTTAACTGGCTCGAAAATGATGTATGGTTCAGACTGGTTATTAGGTGGTTATCCAGCGCGAGAAGTTATTACCAAGCAAATTGCAAAATTTAAAGCTATTCCTATGTGGTATAACTATATTTTCGGTGGATTACCAACAGTTACCGGTCCCTATGGAGATGTTGCCACAATATATCCTTTTATCAGGCTTATTATTCCAACTCATTTGTTTTGGACATATTTATTTGTGATCGGAATGATGATTGCTGGTATTGGTATGTATTTATTTCTAAAATCCTTAGATATTTCAAATGGTATCTCGTTACTGGGCGGAATTGCGTATATGTTTTGTGGGAATTTGGTTTCAACTACTTATGCTGGCCATGAAGGACGAATGTTGTCGATAGCATTATTTCCTTTAGCGTTTTTCTTTTGGAATAAAGGAATATTAACGAAAAGCGTTTACTGGTTTGTTTTCGCTGCGGCCGTTGCTGGTTTCAGTATGACGCATGCTCATTTTCAGCTTACTTATTATGGAATATGGCTTGCATTTGTTTACTTTATTGTAAAGTTTATTGAAAATTGGAAAGTAAATACCAGGACAGAAAAAATAAAACTTGTCGGTTATGTAGTATTAAGCGTTATTATTGCTATAGGCCTTTTAGCCGTAAATTATTTACCGCTATTAGCCAATTTAAAATATGGTGCCCGGGGCGAAATCCGCGGATATGAATTTGCTTCTTCATGGTCTTTGCCAATTTCAGAGTTATTCGATTTAATTGTTCCGGAATTTAGCGGTATACTAGAAAACTATTGGGGTCAAAATCCATTTAAGCTTCATACAGAATATTTTAGTATTATAGTTGTTTTATTAGCTATTCTTGGTATTGCGACAAAGTTTAAAGATTCCAGGATGAAATTTTTTCTGGGAAGCGCAATCGTCGTTACTCTGATTGCATTGGGAGGTCATACGCCATTTTTTAAGCTTATTTATTATGTTTTACCAGGAGTAAAACGGTTTCGAGGACCTTCAATGGCATTTTATCTTGTTGTTTTTTCAACAGTAGTAATGGGTGCTATTGGTTTACAGTATCTTTCTAGTTCTCAACAGGACAAGAAAGTGGCAGGTCAATTAAGAAAAAAAATAAAATGCCTTTTTTTCGTTACAGTTGTATGTTTTCTTGTATTGATTTTACTTTTTATTATGGCCAAGAATAACATTGGAGCACATATTAATAACGCGGATAAGCTTAAAGCTTTTCATAATAACCTCCCTATTTTTTGGCAAGGTAGCCTCATTGCAGGTTTATTAATTGTAATTACAATTAGTTTAGTTTATAGTTTTTTACATCAGAAGATCAGCCATAATAAATTGTTAACTTTATTAATCCCTCTTATTTTATTTGACTTATGGCGGATTGATCGAAAATTTTTAAAAGTTGTTGAACATCCCAGCATTTACTATGCCCCTGATGAAGTCATTAAGTTTTTAAAAACGGATACTACGCTTCATCGAGTTCATCCGCTCTACTATGAACGTTCTAACGACGGTATATTTGATATTCACAATATTCAGAGCGCTGGCGGATACTGTCCGAACCCCTTACAAACCTATCAAGACTTTATTGGTGCTGGGCAAACAGTTATGTATTCTGCTCCAAATTTTTTGTACTCTAATTTCTTAAATCTGCTTAATATCAAGTATATTATAAGTGTTCCTTTACCTGAAGATATATCAAAATATGATATATCGATTCAACAAATTATAAGAGAGCTAAAAAATTTTGTAAATCGCCCAGAATTCGAAATGGTTTACGTTGGCCGACGTAATGTTATTTACAAAAACAATAAGATATTGCCACGGGCTTTTGTTGCTTTCAAGTATAAAATAATGGCTGACAAACAAGAAATCATAAATTTATTAAAAGACCCACGTTTTGATCCCTCACAAATTGTAATTTTATCTGATTCAGTTTTAATTCCTGATGTTTCACCCGCTACTGAGAGTTTTTCCGGAACGGCAAAGATTGTTAAATATACACCTAATCAGATAATTATAGATGCGGAATTAAATAGTTTTGGATTTTTAGTTTTAAGCGAAAATTACCATCCTGATTGGCAATGTGAGGTTGATGGTGTAAAGACCCCAGTTTATCGTGCTTATCATACATTAAGAGCAATTCCGCTTAATCCTGGCAAACATACAATTAAATTTTACTATATCTCAAAATACTATCAGCTGGGTAGTGTTATTACACTTATTACCATGCTTTTTTGTATAGTGGCCATAATTTTGAGGTTAAAGTTCCCAAAGTCCCGTTTGCCGCCGTCTAAAGATCTATAA
- a CDS encoding glycosyltransferase family 4 protein, whose protein sequence is MKILYCILTGKSGGDVYFNNLQQSQNALGVGTAKLSYHRFWSIYPKLLSSFIKVDEVFDIIHSNIEYGTAFYVKNKPLIVSALHIITDGFIEKYYRDFKKIYYRKILKYIKETIGKATFTVAISKFTELTVKEIKDIKNIKTIYCGIDTNIYQPIQIDCSPYYDKIKLLFVGNLTIRKGADLLPQIMDQLSDKFLLFYTTGLRTARKIFRGNRMIPLGKLSQKELVYWYNLCDICLLPTRLEGFGYAAAEAMACAKPVVTTNCSSLPEIVIDGETGFLCKMDDVNDFVDKIKMLADNETMRIEMGLKGRKRIMEHFSLEKMGKEYYEMYKNVIREFYGNERAET, encoded by the coding sequence ATGAAAATTCTTTATTGTATATTGACTGGCAAGTCCGGCGGTGATGTTTATTTTAATAATTTACAACAAAGTCAAAATGCACTTGGCGTTGGGACGGCCAAATTATCATACCATCGTTTTTGGTCAATTTATCCTAAATTATTATCGAGCTTTATAAAAGTTGACGAAGTTTTTGATATAATTCACTCAAATATTGAGTATGGTACTGCGTTTTATGTTAAAAATAAACCACTAATCGTGTCGGCGTTACATATTATTACGGATGGTTTTATAGAAAAATATTATCGGGATTTTAAAAAAATTTATTATCGCAAAATATTAAAATACATAAAAGAAACCATTGGCAAAGCAACTTTTACTGTTGCGATCAGTAAATTTACAGAATTAACCGTAAAAGAAATAAAAGATATTAAAAACATTAAAACAATTTACTGCGGCATTGATACCAATATATATCAACCAATACAGATTGATTGTAGCCCTTATTACGATAAAATAAAATTATTGTTTGTTGGTAATTTAACTATCCGAAAAGGTGCTGATTTGCTCCCACAAATAATGGACCAACTAAGCGACAAATTTTTGCTTTTTTATACAACCGGTTTAAGAACGGCGAGAAAAATTTTCCGTGGCAATCGAATGATACCACTAGGTAAACTTTCTCAAAAAGAACTAGTTTATTGGTACAATCTTTGTGATATTTGTCTTTTGCCAACTCGACTTGAAGGATTTGGTTATGCTGCGGCCGAGGCAATGGCGTGTGCTAAGCCTGTAGTAACAACGAACTGTTCATCATTACCGGAAATTGTAATTGATGGTGAAACCGGTTTTTTATGTAAAATGGACGATGTCAATGATTTTGTTGACAAGATTAAAATGTTAGCTGATAATGAAACTATGCGGATAGAAATGGGACTTAAAGGCCGAAAACGAATTATGGAGCATTTTAGTTTAGAAAAGATGGGCAAAGAATATTACGAAATGTATAAAAATGTAATAAGGGAGTTTTATGGCAACGAAAGAGCGGAAACTTAA
- a CDS encoding lysylphosphatidylglycerol synthase transmembrane domain-containing protein → MKTQKLTRILGILIVLACFYFIFRLLYTNWYSVKTAHLQFQWFYLVFSFFFMFITLILTAFSWKKNLAMLSENISLSKALQINALATLPKYVPGKIWGIAGKIYLAKKENISEHNCVITVTLETILSLLGGAILFLITTATQLKWRVSTYYLLLIPVCFIIIYPQIFIRVTNFFLKLSKRPMIDIMPSYFQIIILLALYTLSWILQGIGVFFLINSFYKLSPKFILSVAGLHAFSWVMGFLSIITPAGLGVKEGIFSYFLSFILPSGIAAITAILVRIWGTIGEIFYFLIYLRSLKKYL, encoded by the coding sequence ATGAAAACGCAGAAACTTACCAGAATTTTAGGTATTCTTATAGTATTAGCATGCTTTTACTTCATTTTTCGCTTGCTATACACCAACTGGTATAGTGTAAAAACAGCGCATTTACAATTTCAGTGGTTTTATCTGGTGTTTTCGTTTTTTTTTATGTTCATTACTTTAATTCTTACTGCCTTTAGCTGGAAAAAAAACCTAGCGATGCTTAGTGAAAATATTAGTTTATCTAAGGCGTTACAAATCAACGCCCTAGCAACACTTCCTAAATATGTGCCAGGCAAGATTTGGGGGATTGCCGGTAAAATTTATTTAGCTAAGAAAGAAAATATTTCTGAGCATAATTGTGTAATTACGGTTACTTTGGAGACAATTTTATCTTTATTGGGAGGTGCCATACTATTTTTAATAACCACAGCGACACAGCTAAAATGGCGTGTATCCACATATTATTTATTACTAATTCCGGTCTGTTTTATAATTATTTATCCGCAGATTTTTATAAGAGTTACTAATTTTTTTTTGAAATTATCGAAACGTCCGATGATCGATATCATGCCAAGTTATTTTCAGATCATTATTCTATTAGCACTTTATACTTTATCGTGGATATTACAGGGAATTGGCGTTTTTTTTCTTATTAATTCTTTTTATAAACTTAGTCCCAAATTTATATTGTCTGTCGCCGGATTACATGCTTTTTCGTGGGTTATGGGATTTTTAAGTATAATTACCCCGGCCGGCTTAGGAGTTAAGGAAGGAATTTTTAGTTATTTTCTCTCGTTTATTTTGCCTTCAGGAATTGCAGCCATAACCGCAATTTTAGTGAGAATTTGGGGAACAATTGGAGAAATTTTTTATTTTCTTATATATTTGCGCAGTTTAAAAAAATATTTATGA
- a CDS encoding class I SAM-dependent methyltransferase, whose product MAFYDFKSTVARTSIGQWIVEKANDTIFSAIKPYLKESCEILDIGAGNGEFAERCLKHKLNYTAIEPNDKYSQKLIAMGVKPIKAFVPPIPCSDNQFHYVHLSHILEHMATNEKVLELISEIRRVLKPQGYVCIVAPDYIHSPSFFYDGDYTHSFITTETRTRQLLMDAGFKIVFSKYLGGWKIGWQGTILSALGWLYNNLGYWILYPLIKLFIDPTRFSRTRGALLRCIFILAQKNTQ is encoded by the coding sequence ATGGCTTTTTATGATTTTAAAAGCACAGTTGCTCGAACTTCGATTGGGCAGTGGATTGTTGAAAAAGCAAACGATACGATATTCAGCGCGATAAAACCATACCTAAAAGAAAGTTGTGAGATTTTAGACATCGGAGCAGGAAACGGCGAGTTTGCTGAGCGCTGTCTAAAACATAAACTTAATTATACGGCAATTGAACCTAATGATAAATACAGTCAGAAGCTAATAGCGATGGGGGTAAAACCTATAAAAGCTTTTGTGCCTCCGATACCTTGCTCAGACAATCAATTCCACTATGTTCATCTCTCGCATATTTTAGAACATATGGCGACTAACGAAAAGGTTCTTGAGTTAATTAGCGAAATACGGCGTGTGCTCAAGCCACAAGGTTATGTATGTATCGTGGCGCCAGATTATATACACTCCCCGTCGTTTTTTTACGATGGTGATTATACTCATTCATTTATTACTACCGAAACTCGAACACGACAGCTGTTGATGGATGCTGGGTTTAAAATTGTTTTTAGTAAATATTTAGGGGGGTGGAAAATTGGGTGGCAGGGAACAATTTTAAGTGCTCTCGGCTGGTTATACAATAATTTAGGATATTGGATTCTCTATCCTCTTATTAAATTATTTATTGATCCAACTCGTTTTAGTCGAACTCGCGGCGCTTTACTACGCTGTATTTTTATTCTTGCCCAGAAAAATACCCAATGA
- the rpsT gene encoding 30S ribosomal protein S20, protein MAKRSRSVLKRIRQNRKRRERNRVQKIRLKKMLKELKKIENPEEYQKKLPIVQSAIDKAVKRHLLHKNTAARIKSKLMKTKQLVS, encoded by the coding sequence ATGGCTAAAAGATCACGATCAGTTCTTAAAAGAATTAGACAAAACAGAAAAAGACGCGAGAGAAATCGCGTTCAAAAAATAAGACTCAAAAAAATGTTAAAGGAACTAAAAAAGATCGAAAATCCTGAAGAATACCAAAAGAAACTTCCGATCGTCCAATCAGCAATCGATAAAGCAGTTAAACGACACCTGCTCCACAAAAATACCGCAGCCCGTATAAAATCAAAGTTGATGAAAACGAAACAATTAGTCAGTTAG